A stretch of the Aegilops tauschii subsp. strangulata cultivar AL8/78 chromosome 4, Aet v6.0, whole genome shotgun sequence genome encodes the following:
- the LOC109767733 gene encoding uncharacterized protein, with product MAPKRRGSKVVSSVVKTKVVEETVEVATTILPASQSQPDSADLQPEVVDVSRSRDVHVEVVTTPDAQPTAGAKKQPASKRGAANAKSPAAPLVVVPVSPEEEQQRKKGGSKTPASLQSQETQEEPYAYQGDETTKKRPQEEQDGAEPNKPEGPETPTQKRSRGEGKAKTRKAEAAARKKLSAAAGKKGGRRRRRLGGNTVDMGYKAYVYRVLKQVHPDLGASGKTMQALDMMMADMFERLATEASRLTQYAGRATLTSRDVQNAVRLVLPGELAKHAISEGTKAVTMYTSS from the coding sequence ATGGCTCCGAAGCGCCGCGGCAGCAAGGTGGTGAGCTCCGTCGTCAAGACCAAGGTGGTGGAGGAGACCGTGGAGGTCGCCACCACCATCCTCCCCGCCTCCCAGTCCCAGCCCGACTCCGCCGACCTGCAGCCGGAGGTCGTCGACGTCTCCCGCTCCCGCGACGTGCACGTCGAGGTCGTCACCACCCCGGATGCCCAGCCCACCGCCGGCGCCAAGAAGCAGCCCGCCTCCAAGAGGGGCGCCGCCAACGCCAAGTCGCCGGCCGCGCCGCTGGTGGTGGTGCCGGTCTCGCCGGAAGAGGAGCAGCAGCGCAAGAAAGGCGGCAGCAAGACGCCGGCGTCGCTGCAGAGCCAGGAGACGCAGGAGGAGCCCTACGCGTACCAGGGCGACGAGACCACCAAGAAGAGGCCGCAGGAGGAGCAGGACGGCGCTGAGCCTAACAAGCCGGAGGGCCCCGAGACGCCGACGCAGAAGAGGTCCAGGGGCGAGGGCAAGGCCAAGACGCGCAAGGCGGAggccgcagcaaggaagaagCTGTccgcggcggcggggaagaagggcgggcggcgtcggcgtcggctggGAGGGAACACGGTGGACATGGGGTACAAGGCGTACGTGTACCGGGTGCTGAAGCAGGTGCACCCGGACCTGGGCGCGTCGGGGAAGACGATGCAGGCGCTGGACATGATGATGGCGGACATGTTCGAGCGGCTGGCCACGGAGGCGTCGCGGCTGACGCAGTACGCGGGGCGCGCCACGCTCACCTCCCGCGACGTGCAGAACGCGGTGCGCCTGGTGCTCCCCGGCGAGCTCGCCAAGCACGCCATCTCCGAGGGCACCAAGGccgtcaccatgtacacgtccTCCTGA